A single Tenacibaculum sp. Bg11-29 DNA region contains:
- a CDS encoding M1 family metallopeptidase: MNKKLISNTLFFLISFNLLGQSPLFEHSEKFTRQDSLRGTITPERVWWNLTYYHLDITVNLDKKFIHGKNTVQYKVLKPHNVLQIDLQAPLKITKVIQNGKKLKVVSEGNAHFIQLKEIQKIGSINSLDVYYEGNPKIAERAPWDGGFSWKKDNNGNHFAATSCQGLGASVWWPNKDHMYDEVDSMAISVRIPKNLMNISNGKLRKTEQHKDNTTTYHWFVNNPINNYGINVNIGDYVHFSEKYNGEDGLLDMDYYVLRDNLEKAKKQFKDAPKMMKAFEHWFGKYPFYEDGFKLVEAPYLGMEHQSSVTYGNKYQNGYLGRDLSGTGWGLKFDFIIIHESGHEWFANNITNKDIADMWIHESFTAYSENLFLDYYYGKKAAQEYVIGTRKSIKNDIPIIGQYNVNSEGSGDMYYKGANMLHIIRTLINNDEKWRQVLRGLNSEFYHKTVTTQQVEKYLIKQSGLDLTKIFDQYLRTVKIPAFEYKIKKGKLSYRWKNIVDGFNMPLNIIVNKKSLQIKPTKNWQEITINANDIKVDINFYITINKI; this comes from the coding sequence ATGAATAAAAAATTAATATCTAATACTTTATTTTTTCTTATCAGTTTTAATTTATTAGGGCAATCACCTTTGTTTGAACACTCTGAAAAATTTACACGTCAAGACTCTTTACGCGGTACAATAACCCCAGAAAGAGTTTGGTGGAATTTAACTTATTATCATTTAGATATTACTGTAAATCTTGATAAAAAATTTATACATGGAAAAAACACTGTACAATACAAGGTATTGAAACCTCATAACGTACTACAAATTGACCTACAGGCTCCTTTAAAAATAACAAAGGTAATCCAAAACGGAAAAAAACTAAAAGTTGTTTCTGAAGGTAATGCTCATTTTATTCAGTTAAAGGAAATTCAAAAAATCGGAAGTATAAACTCGTTAGATGTTTATTACGAAGGAAATCCTAAAATAGCAGAACGTGCTCCTTGGGATGGTGGTTTTTCTTGGAAAAAAGACAACAATGGAAATCACTTTGCTGCAACATCTTGCCAAGGCTTAGGCGCAAGTGTTTGGTGGCCGAATAAAGACCACATGTACGATGAAGTAGATAGTATGGCAATTAGTGTACGTATTCCTAAAAACTTAATGAACATATCTAACGGAAAACTTCGTAAAACAGAACAACATAAGGACAACACAACTACTTATCACTGGTTTGTAAACAATCCTATTAATAACTACGGAATAAATGTAAATATTGGAGATTATGTACATTTTTCAGAAAAATATAATGGTGAAGATGGTTTATTAGATATGGATTATTATGTATTACGAGATAATCTAGAAAAAGCAAAAAAACAATTTAAGGACGCTCCTAAAATGATGAAAGCTTTTGAACATTGGTTTGGTAAATACCCTTTCTATGAAGATGGATTTAAACTAGTAGAAGCTCCTTACTTAGGAATGGAACATCAAAGCTCTGTTACTTATGGTAACAAATATCAAAATGGTTATTTAGGAAGAGATTTATCCGGAACAGGTTGGGGTTTAAAATTCGATTTCATCATAATTCATGAATCAGGACACGAATGGTTTGCTAATAATATTACGAATAAAGATATTGCTGATATGTGGATTCACGAAAGTTTTACGGCTTATTCAGAAAACTTATTTTTAGATTACTATTACGGTAAAAAAGCTGCACAAGAATATGTTATAGGAACTCGTAAAAGCATTAAAAATGACATTCCTATTATTGGACAATATAATGTAAACAGTGAAGGCTCAGGAGACATGTACTACAAAGGGGCTAATATGCTACATATAATTAGAACCTTAATTAATAACGATGAGAAATGGCGACAAGTTTTACGTGGGTTAAATAGTGAGTTCTATCACAAAACAGTAACAACACAACAAGTTGAGAAGTATTTAATAAAACAATCAGGATTAGACTTAACAAAAATTTTCGATCAATATTTACGTACTGTTAAAATACCTGCCTTTGAATACAAAATAAAAAAAGGTAAACTTTCTTACCGTTGGAAAAATATTGTTGATGGTTTTAACATGCCTTTAAATATTATAGTTAACAAGAAATCACTACAAATAAAACCAACAAAAAACTGGCAAGAAATAACAATTAATGCGAACGACATTAAAGTCGATATCAACTTTTATATAAC
- a CDS encoding alpha/beta hydrolase-fold protein: protein MKHLYFLFFLLLSTSLFSQKIINETINSTELNKSRTIKIYIPENYEQDETVSYPLAIVLGDQYLFDMYVGNAKLYANTDKAPRQIVVGINMSNTYSKDISIIPSNNALTVHAQKFQNFIKKELIPHIELNYRTSPFMTITSEGSGADFITYFLKDADPIFNSFICITPKLTKFSGSRIESYSLKRLSSIDNSYFIYASNNQKYITAKQNDRFSEIGTYLSSFDSKNMHITFDKFTNAPNHLSVIGETIPRAFEKMFYLYAKITKSEFDTNIKDLDPLKAIKYVEQKYLDIQFLYGSNLNVRLDDIFAIEGIVIDKLDGDYLRVLGDFVAIKYPDSHIGDFYVGKYHELGKDYEKAEFYYKAAFGKMNPSDPNANAFYENIKRMGELKGSEPKEEIIEDVPEEDNEEEKQ, encoded by the coding sequence ATGAAACATCTATATTTTTTATTCTTTTTATTATTAAGTACAAGTCTTTTTTCTCAAAAAATAATTAATGAAACTATTAATTCTACTGAACTTAATAAAAGTAGGACTATAAAAATTTACATTCCAGAAAATTATGAGCAAGATGAAACTGTTAGTTATCCACTAGCTATTGTTTTAGGTGATCAATATCTTTTTGACATGTATGTTGGTAATGCAAAGCTATATGCTAATACTGATAAAGCTCCTAGACAGATAGTTGTTGGTATAAATATGAGCAACACTTATTCTAAAGATATTTCAATTATTCCATCTAACAATGCTTTAACTGTTCATGCTCAAAAATTTCAAAATTTCATAAAAAAAGAATTGATTCCTCATATTGAGTTAAATTACAGAACTTCTCCTTTTATGACTATAACCAGTGAAGGGAGCGGTGCAGATTTTATCACTTACTTTTTAAAAGATGCTGACCCTATTTTTAACTCTTTTATTTGCATTACTCCTAAATTAACTAAATTTAGCGGTAGCAGAATAGAATCTTATTCTTTAAAAAGATTAAGCTCAATTGATAATTCTTACTTTATATATGCTAGTAATAACCAAAAGTATATAACGGCTAAACAAAATGATCGATTTAGTGAAATAGGTACATATTTATCTTCTTTTGATTCAAAAAACATGCATATTACCTTCGATAAGTTTACGAATGCACCTAATCATCTATCTGTTATAGGAGAAACAATACCTAGAGCTTTTGAAAAAATGTTTTACTTATATGCTAAAATAACTAAAAGTGAATTTGATACAAATATTAAAGATTTAGATCCTTTAAAAGCTATTAAATATGTTGAACAAAAGTATTTAGACATTCAATTTTTATATGGCTCTAACTTAAACGTTCGATTAGATGATATATTTGCAATTGAAGGAATTGTAATAGATAAACTAGATGGTGATTACTTACGTGTTCTAGGTGATTTTGTAGCAATTAAATACCCTGATTCTCATATTGGGGATTTCTATGTAGGTAAATATCATGAACTAGGAAAAGATTACGAGAAAGCTGAATTTTACTACAAAGCTGCTTTTGGTAAAATGAATCCATCTGACCCTAATGCAAATGCTTTTTATGAGAACATTAAACGCATGGGAGAGTTAAAAGGTAGTGAACCTAAAGAAGAAATTATTGAGGACGTTCCTGAAGAAGACAACGAAGAAGAGAAACAATAA
- a CDS encoding SDR family oxidoreductase: protein MSKVILITGASSGIGKAIATYLHTKNYTVYGTSRNPDKLNLPFAMVALDVIDSKTIQVAVEKVIEKEGRIDVLINNAGKGITGSIEDTPTDEMRDNFNTNFFGVIDVSKAVLPQMRKQKSGIIINVTSIAGYMGLPFRGIYSASKGALELVTEALSMEVKSFGIKVINVAPGDFETNIASGRYHTPVFENSAYKEKYTENLALMDSHVSSGMNPVVMAKEIHKIIEKKNPKIHYKIGGFMEKFSVALKRILPDKIYEKLLMNHYKL from the coding sequence ATGTCGAAAGTTATATTGATAACAGGAGCTTCTTCTGGAATAGGAAAAGCGATAGCTACTTATTTACATACTAAAAATTATACAGTTTACGGAACAAGTAGAAACCCTGATAAATTAAATTTACCTTTTGCTATGGTTGCTTTAGATGTTATAGATTCTAAAACAATTCAAGTAGCGGTAGAGAAGGTTATAGAGAAGGAGGGGAGAATAGATGTGTTGATTAATAATGCAGGTAAAGGAATAACAGGTTCGATTGAAGATACTCCAACCGATGAAATGCGCGATAATTTCAATACGAATTTTTTTGGAGTTATTGATGTTTCAAAAGCAGTGTTGCCACAAATGCGTAAGCAAAAATCAGGGATTATAATAAACGTAACTTCAATAGCGGGATATATGGGGTTGCCATTTAGGGGAATTTATTCAGCTAGTAAAGGAGCTTTAGAGTTAGTAACAGAGGCTTTGAGTATGGAGGTAAAAAGCTTTGGTATTAAAGTTATAAATGTAGCTCCAGGAGATTTTGAAACAAATATAGCTTCAGGTAGGTATCATACACCTGTGTTTGAAAACTCAGCATATAAAGAAAAGTATACTGAAAATTTAGCATTGATGGATAGTCATGTAAGTTCAGGAATGAACCCTGTGGTGATGGCAAAAGAAATTCATAAAATAATTGAAAAAAAGAATCCAAAAATACATTATAAAATTGGTGGGTTTATGGAGAAGTTTTCAGTAGCTTTAAAACGAATCTTACCAGATAAAATTTATGAAAAATTATTAATGAATCATTATAAATTGTAA
- a CDS encoding fumarylacetoacetate hydrolase family protein: MKIICIGRNYAKHIEELANEKPESPVVFLKPDSAILPKKMPFFIPAFSDDIHYEVEVLVKINKVGKHISSKFAHKYYDEIGLGLDFTARDVQAKCKEKGLPWEKAKAFDGSAVIGEFYPKEDFNLENITFQLHKNEEVVQDGNTESMLWEIDELISYVSEYFTLKKGDVIFTGTPAGVGRIVENDVLTGVIDGKEAFHIKIK, translated from the coding sequence ATGAAAATAATTTGTATTGGGCGTAATTACGCTAAACATATCGAAGAATTAGCAAATGAAAAACCAGAAAGCCCTGTTGTTTTTCTAAAGCCAGATTCCGCAATTCTTCCGAAGAAAATGCCTTTTTTTATACCTGCCTTTTCTGATGATATTCATTATGAAGTAGAAGTTTTAGTTAAGATAAACAAAGTAGGAAAACATATTTCGTCAAAATTTGCACATAAATATTATGATGAAATAGGTTTAGGACTCGATTTTACTGCGCGTGATGTACAGGCGAAGTGTAAAGAAAAAGGACTGCCATGGGAAAAAGCAAAAGCTTTTGATGGTAGTGCTGTTATTGGGGAGTTTTATCCGAAAGAAGATTTTAATTTAGAAAATATTACTTTTCAGTTGCATAAAAACGAAGAAGTCGTTCAAGATGGAAATACGGAATCTATGCTATGGGAAATTGATGAGTTAATTAGTTATGTATCGGAATATTTTACTTTGAAAAAAGGAGATGTTATTTTTACAGGAACTCCCGCAGGAGTTGGTAGAATAGTAGAAAATGATGTATTAACAGGTGTTATTGATGGAAAAGAAGCTTTTCATATAAAAATTAAGTAA
- the menD gene encoding 2-succinyl-5-enolpyruvyl-6-hydroxy-3-cyclohexene-1-carboxylic-acid synthase codes for MFPKKELAQLVISACLQYNIDTVVISPGSRNAPLTIGFSNHLDIETLSVVDERCAAFFAMGIAQQKQKPVAIICSSGSALLNYYPAIAEAFYSNIPLVVISADRPKHLIDIGDGQTIRQENVFRNHILFSANLIEAKNQLENNTNLLVEALEAAVFKKGPIHINVPFDEPLYETVKELNTFNFPDVIASKTKQSINYNKFVEIWNSSSKKMILVGSSFPYEALQNVLSKFTQDEAVLVLTETTSNLYHSKFINAIDKLIFPLTEKSFLELQPEVLLTLGGMVISKKIKQFLRKYQPKHHWHIDTLRSMDTYHCLSEFVQEIPVEFLQRLISETVVVKSNYQANWLTKNKERAEKHKKYLANAEYSDLKSFEAVLNFIPDNSQLQISNSSIIRYSQLFDLNTTLRVFCNRGTSGIDGSTSTAIGAAFAGKKQTTFITGDLSFFYDSNALWNTNIPNNFRIIILNNAGGGIFRFIPGPATTNATNYFETPHSLTAEHLAKMYNFDYTAVSSLEELNIGLNDLYSESDQPKIMEIFTPKEINDVVLKSYFKNL; via the coding sequence ATGTTCCCAAAAAAAGAACTTGCACAATTAGTTATCTCAGCATGTCTTCAGTATAATATTGATACAGTTGTGATATCACCAGGATCAAGAAATGCTCCGTTAACTATAGGGTTTTCAAATCACCTAGATATAGAAACGTTGAGTGTTGTTGATGAGCGTTGTGCTGCTTTTTTTGCAATGGGAATTGCACAGCAAAAGCAGAAGCCAGTGGCAATAATATGCTCATCTGGTTCAGCATTGCTAAATTATTATCCAGCAATAGCAGAAGCTTTTTATAGTAATATTCCGTTAGTTGTTATCTCTGCGGATAGACCCAAACATTTAATTGATATTGGTGATGGACAAACCATTCGACAAGAGAATGTGTTTAGAAACCATATTTTATTTTCAGCTAATTTAATAGAAGCTAAAAATCAGTTAGAGAATAATACTAATTTACTAGTTGAAGCCCTAGAAGCTGCTGTTTTTAAAAAAGGACCAATACATATTAATGTTCCTTTTGATGAACCATTGTATGAAACAGTTAAAGAATTAAATACTTTTAATTTTCCAGATGTCATTGCGAGTAAAACAAAGCAATCTATTAATTACAATAAATTCGTAGAAATTTGGAATTCTTCTTCTAAAAAAATGATTTTAGTAGGAAGTAGTTTTCCATATGAAGCGTTGCAGAATGTTTTAAGCAAATTTACTCAAGACGAAGCTGTTCTAGTTTTAACAGAAACTACTTCTAATTTATATCATTCAAAATTTATCAATGCTATTGATAAACTGATTTTTCCGCTAACTGAAAAGAGTTTTTTAGAATTACAACCAGAAGTGCTCTTAACTTTAGGAGGGATGGTTATTTCTAAAAAAATAAAACAGTTTTTAAGAAAATATCAACCAAAACATCATTGGCATATAGATACATTGAGATCTATGGATACTTACCATTGTTTATCTGAATTTGTGCAAGAAATACCAGTTGAATTTTTGCAAAGGTTAATAAGTGAAACAGTTGTGGTAAAAAGTAATTACCAAGCTAATTGGTTAACTAAAAATAAAGAAAGAGCTGAAAAACATAAGAAATATCTAGCAAATGCTGAATATTCAGATTTGAAATCTTTTGAAGCAGTTTTAAACTTTATTCCTGATAATTCTCAACTTCAAATAAGTAATAGTTCTATAATCAGATATTCTCAGCTTTTTGATTTAAATACTACTTTACGTGTTTTTTGTAACAGAGGAACAAGTGGAATAGATGGTAGTACAAGTACAGCAATCGGAGCGGCATTTGCAGGCAAAAAACAGACAACCTTCATAACAGGGGATCTAAGTTTTTTTTACGATAGTAATGCTTTATGGAATACAAATATCCCAAATAATTTTAGAATTATTATCTTAAATAATGCTGGCGGAGGAATTTTTAGATTCATTCCTGGACCAGCAACTACAAATGCGACTAATTATTTTGAGACACCACATAGCTTAACAGCTGAACATTTAGCAAAAATGTATAACTTTGACTATACTGCTGTTTCGAGCTTAGAAGAATTAAATATTGGATTGAATGACTTATATTCAGAGTCAGATCAACCAAAAATAATGGAGATATTTACTCCAAAAGAAATAAATGACGTAGTTTTAAAGAGCTATTTTAAAAACTTATAA
- a CDS encoding DNA-binding protein, with product MELQEGDQVNLKIVEQTPLGYNVLIDDEFDGLLFNSEVYQDIEEGMETYGYVKNIREDGKIDISLRPQGFRNVIDTDADVILRKLDEKGFLMLTDKSSPESIKFRLQMSKKAFKRAIGGLYKDKKIELKEDRIELIK from the coding sequence ATGGAATTACAAGAAGGAGATCAGGTAAATTTGAAAATAGTTGAGCAAACGCCATTAGGATACAATGTTTTAATAGATGATGAATTTGATGGTTTATTGTTTAATAGCGAAGTGTATCAAGATATAGAAGAGGGTATGGAAACATATGGTTATGTTAAAAATATAAGAGAAGATGGTAAAATAGATATTTCTTTACGTCCTCAAGGTTTTAGAAATGTAATTGATACAGATGCGGATGTAATTCTACGTAAATTAGATGAGAAAGGGTTTTTAATGTTAACTGATAAAAGTTCTCCTGAATCAATTAAATTTCGATTACAAATGAGTAAGAAAGCTTTTAAAAGAGCTATTGGAGGTTTATATAAAGATAAAAAAATAGAGTTAAAAGAAGATAGAATAGAGTTGATAAAGTAA
- a CDS encoding 1,4-dihydroxy-2-naphthoyl-CoA synthase — MIQPQWKVAKEYEDITYKKSHNVARIAFNRPNVRNAFRPHTTSELLDAFQDAHEDTNIGVVLLSAEGPSTKDGIWSFCSGGDQNARGEKGYVGKDGYHRLNILEVQRLIRFMPKAVICVVPGWAVGGGHSLHVVCDLTLASKEHAIFKQTDADVTSFDAGYGSAYLAKMVGQKKAREIFFLGRNYSAQEAYDMGMVNAVVPHDELEQTAFDWAQEILEKSPTSIKMLKFAMNLTDDGMVGQQVFAGEVTRLAYMTEEAKEGRDAFLEKRKPNFPKTWIP; from the coding sequence ATGATACAACCTCAATGGAAAGTTGCCAAAGAGTATGAAGATATTACTTATAAAAAATCACATAACGTAGCGAGAATAGCGTTTAACCGCCCAAATGTACGTAATGCATTTCGTCCGCATACAACATCAGAATTGTTAGACGCTTTTCAAGATGCGCATGAAGATACTAATATTGGTGTTGTTTTATTATCAGCAGAAGGACCATCTACAAAGGATGGAATTTGGAGTTTCTGTTCAGGTGGAGACCAAAATGCACGTGGAGAGAAAGGATATGTAGGTAAAGATGGTTATCATCGATTAAATATATTAGAAGTACAGCGATTAATTCGTTTTATGCCAAAAGCAGTAATTTGTGTTGTTCCTGGGTGGGCAGTAGGTGGCGGACATAGTTTGCATGTTGTTTGTGATTTAACATTAGCAAGTAAAGAACATGCCATTTTTAAACAAACAGACGCGGATGTAACATCTTTTGATGCAGGGTATGGGTCTGCGTATTTAGCAAAAATGGTAGGGCAGAAGAAAGCACGTGAAATTTTCTTTTTAGGAAGGAATTATTCAGCACAAGAAGCTTATGACATGGGGATGGTAAATGCAGTTGTACCTCATGACGAATTAGAGCAAACAGCTTTTGATTGGGCACAAGAAATTTTAGAAAAATCACCAACATCAATAAAAATGTTAAAATTCGCAATGAATTTAACTGATGACGGTATGGTTGGTCAGCAAGTATTTGCAGGTGAAGTTACACGTTTGGCATATATGACAGAAGAAGCAAAAGAAGGTAGGGATGCTTTTCTTGAAAAAAGGAAACCAAATTTTCCTAAAACATGGATTCCATAG
- the fsa gene encoding fructose-6-phosphate aldolase produces the protein MKFFIDTANLDQIKEAQALGILDGVTTNPSLMAKEGITGEENIINHYKAICEIVDGDVSAEVISTDFEGMKREGDALAALNPQIVVKLPMIKDGIKACKYFSDKGIKTNVTLVFSAGQALLAAKAGATYVSPFIGRLDDISTDGLNLISEIRQIYDNYMFETQILAASVRHTMHIIDCAKLGSDVMTGPLSAIEGLLKHPLTDIGLAKFLADYKKGN, from the coding sequence ATGAAATTTTTTATAGATACAGCAAATTTAGATCAGATTAAAGAAGCACAAGCTTTAGGTATTTTAGATGGAGTAACAACAAACCCATCTTTAATGGCAAAAGAAGGAATTACAGGAGAAGAAAATATTATAAACCACTATAAAGCTATTTGTGAGATTGTAGATGGTGATGTTTCTGCAGAAGTTATTTCTACTGATTTTGAAGGAATGAAAAGAGAAGGAGATGCGTTAGCAGCTTTAAATCCTCAAATCGTGGTGAAATTACCAATGATTAAAGATGGTATTAAGGCATGTAAATATTTTTCTGATAAAGGAATTAAAACAAATGTAACGTTGGTTTTTTCTGCTGGTCAAGCATTATTGGCAGCTAAAGCAGGAGCAACTTATGTTTCTCCGTTTATCGGTCGTTTAGATGATATTTCGACAGATGGATTAAATTTAATTTCTGAAATTCGTCAAATTTATGATAACTATATGTTTGAAACACAAATATTAGCAGCATCAGTACGCCATACAATGCATATTATTGATTGTGCTAAATTAGGGTCTGATGTAATGACAGGACCATTGAGTGCTATAGAAGGGTTATTAAAACACCCATTAACAGATATTGGTTTAGCTAAGTTTTTAGCAGATTACAAAAAAGGAAACTAA
- a CDS encoding competence/damage-inducible protein A, whose protein sequence is MNAEIITIGDEILIGQIVDTNSQWIGQELNKIGVSVYQISSIQDEKQHILNALKEAENRVDIVILTGGLGPTKDDITKKTIAEYFNDNEFVEYPEVIERIKNLFKKIGHPFNEIQRYQAQLPSKARLLTNQFGTAPGMWFYENGTVFVSLPGVPYEMKGLMSNEVLPRIQEEFKLPFILHKTIMTVGVGETIIAERIEEWENSLPEYIKLAYLPSFGKVRLRISAKGNNKDLLEKEVAKRIVDLNTLISDVIVGYDDDASIEKSVGDLLKKYNKTLSVAESLTGGKIASELVSIPGSSAYFKGGFIAYTAELKKQLLGVSKQVIEEFTVVSKEVAKEMAIGCIKKLKTDYAIGVTGNAGPTTDHNDKSVGLVYIAIAKENSVEVHEFNFGQPREKVINRTVTKALELLSENILKI, encoded by the coding sequence TTGAACGCAGAAATAATTACAATTGGAGATGAAATTCTCATAGGTCAAATTGTGGATACAAATTCACAGTGGATTGGTCAAGAATTAAATAAAATAGGAGTTTCTGTGTATCAAATATCATCTATTCAAGATGAAAAACAGCATATTTTAAACGCTTTAAAAGAAGCAGAAAATAGAGTTGATATTGTAATTCTAACTGGTGGACTTGGTCCAACTAAAGATGATATTACAAAAAAAACGATCGCAGAGTATTTCAACGATAATGAGTTTGTTGAGTATCCAGAAGTAATTGAACGTATTAAAAACTTATTTAAAAAGATTGGTCATCCGTTTAACGAAATTCAAAGATATCAAGCGCAATTGCCATCAAAAGCAAGGTTGTTAACGAATCAGTTTGGAACCGCTCCAGGAATGTGGTTTTACGAAAATGGTACTGTCTTCGTTTCATTACCAGGTGTACCTTATGAAATGAAAGGTTTGATGAGTAATGAAGTTTTACCTAGAATTCAAGAGGAATTTAAGCTGCCATTTATCCTTCATAAAACAATTATGACAGTAGGTGTTGGCGAAACTATTATTGCTGAAAGAATAGAAGAATGGGAAAATAGTTTACCTGAATATATAAAATTAGCATATTTACCATCGTTTGGTAAAGTTCGATTGCGAATTTCAGCAAAAGGAAACAATAAAGATCTTTTAGAAAAGGAAGTTGCTAAGAGAATTGTAGATCTAAATACATTAATTTCTGATGTTATTGTTGGCTACGATGACGACGCTTCTATAGAGAAGAGTGTAGGAGATTTATTAAAGAAATATAATAAAACACTAAGTGTAGCAGAAAGTTTAACGGGAGGTAAAATAGCTTCAGAGTTAGTGTCAATACCAGGATCTTCGGCTTATTTTAAAGGAGGTTTTATTGCATACACGGCTGAGTTAAAAAAGCAGTTACTTGGGGTGTCAAAACAGGTGATTGAGGAGTTTACGGTTGTAAGTAAAGAAGTTGCAAAAGAAATGGCAATTGGCTGCATAAAAAAGTTAAAAACAGACTACGCAATTGGGGTTACAGGAAATGCAGGACCAACTACCGATCATAATGATAAGAGTGTAGGATTAGTTTATATTGCCATTGCTAAAGAGAATAGTGTTGAGGTACATGAGTTTAATTTTGGGCAACCGAGAGAAAAAGTAATAAATAGAACGGTAACAAAAGCTTTAGAATTGTTGAGTGAAAACATCTTGAAAATATAA